A single Prevotella sp. E15-22 DNA region contains:
- the topA gene encoding type I DNA topoisomerase, with protein sequence MQKNLVIVESPAKAKTIEKFLGGDYKVMSSYGHIRDLKKRELSIDDNSLEPEYEIPEEKTKLVNELKAQAKKADQVWLASDEDREGEAISWHLCEVLGLDEEKTKRIVFHEITKPAILDAIEHPRTLDMNLVNAQQARRVLDRLVGFKLSPVLWRKVKPALSAGRVQSVAVRLIVERERELQAFKSETYYSVNGIFAITNPDGSMSEVKATLAQRLKTEDEVQKFLELCKDATFTVESTQKKPTKRTPAPPFTTSTLQQEAARKLGFTVSQTMMVAQHLYENGRITYMRTDSVNLSSLCVEAAKEEITNRYGEQYSKVRQYHTSSKGAQEAHEAIRPTYLNQENIEGTAQEKRLYDLIWKRTVACQMADAEIEKTTVNITISTSTEQFVAQGEVVKFDGFLKVYRESVDDDDDNNKDEFSHILPPLKKGMELVRREINATERNSQGPQRYTEASLVHKLEELGIGRPSTYAPTISTIQQREYVVKGDHKGEEHQYAVISLKGKQIATKYRTELTGSDKGKLMPTDIGIVVNDFLMENFPGIMDYNFTAKVEQSFDKIAEGKQKWGKMMKDFYKDFEPVVEKTLNARSEHKAGERELGIDPKSGKPVFVKIGRFGPVIQIGSAEDVEKPQFAHMPKELSMETITLEQALELFKLPRMLGAYENEPVTIGTGRFGPYVLHKKTYTSLPKGTDPMTITIGEAVKIIESKRKAEAQKHLKTFSEDAKLEVLNGRYGPYLAYDGTNYRLPKAMHERAKDLTYEECMKIVNKGQKPEA encoded by the coding sequence ATGCAGAAAAATCTTGTAATTGTGGAGTCGCCTGCCAAGGCCAAAACAATTGAGAAGTTCCTGGGCGGAGACTATAAGGTGATGTCCAGCTACGGACATATTCGCGACCTGAAAAAGCGCGAACTAAGCATCGACGACAACTCGCTGGAACCCGAGTACGAGATTCCCGAGGAAAAGACTAAACTGGTGAACGAACTGAAGGCGCAAGCCAAGAAAGCCGATCAGGTGTGGTTGGCATCCGATGAAGACCGCGAGGGAGAAGCCATCTCATGGCACCTGTGCGAGGTCCTGGGCCTCGACGAGGAGAAGACCAAGCGTATTGTCTTTCACGAGATTACCAAGCCAGCCATCCTCGATGCCATTGAGCATCCACGTACGCTGGATATGAACCTGGTGAACGCCCAGCAGGCACGTCGTGTACTGGACCGCCTGGTAGGTTTTAAACTGTCACCCGTGCTTTGGAGAAAAGTAAAGCCCGCCCTCTCGGCTGGCCGTGTACAGAGTGTGGCCGTGCGCCTCATCGTTGAGCGCGAGCGCGAGTTGCAGGCCTTCAAGAGCGAGACCTACTATAGTGTGAACGGCATCTTCGCCATCACCAACCCTGACGGTTCGATGAGCGAGGTGAAGGCCACGCTGGCCCAGCGCCTGAAGACCGAGGACGAGGTGCAGAAGTTCCTGGAGCTTTGTAAGGACGCCACCTTCACGGTGGAGTCAACCCAGAAGAAGCCCACCAAGCGCACCCCTGCTCCCCCATTCACCACCTCTACCCTTCAGCAGGAGGCCGCCCGTAAGTTGGGCTTCACGGTGAGTCAGACCATGATGGTGGCGCAGCACCTCTACGAGAACGGACGCATCACCTACATGCGTACCGACTCAGTGAACCTGTCGTCACTGTGCGTCGAGGCTGCCAAGGAGGAGATTACCAACCGCTATGGCGAGCAGTACAGCAAGGTGCGCCAGTATCACACCTCATCGAAGGGTGCACAGGAGGCTCACGAGGCCATCCGTCCCACCTACCTGAATCAGGAGAACATCGAGGGCACAGCACAGGAGAAGCGCCTCTACGACCTTATCTGGAAGCGCACGGTGGCCTGTCAGATGGCCGATGCCGAGATCGAGAAGACCACAGTGAATATCACCATCAGCACCAGCACCGAGCAGTTTGTGGCTCAGGGCGAGGTGGTGAAGTTCGACGGCTTCCTGAAGGTTTATCGCGAGTCGGTGGACGATGACGACGACAACAACAAGGACGAGTTCTCGCACATCCTGCCCCCACTGAAGAAGGGCATGGAACTGGTTCGTCGCGAGATCAACGCCACAGAGCGCAACAGTCAGGGCCCCCAGCGCTATACGGAGGCCTCGCTGGTGCACAAGCTCGAGGAGTTGGGCATCGGTCGTCCTTCTACCTACGCTCCCACCATCAGCACCATCCAGCAGCGCGAGTATGTGGTGAAGGGTGATCACAAGGGCGAGGAGCATCAGTATGCTGTTATCAGCCTGAAAGGCAAGCAGATAGCTACAAAATATCGCACTGAGCTCACTGGTTCCGACAAGGGTAAGCTGATGCCTACCGACATCGGTATCGTGGTGAACGACTTCCTCATGGAGAACTTCCCTGGCATCATGGACTACAACTTCACCGCCAAGGTGGAGCAGTCGTTCGATAAGATTGCCGAAGGCAAGCAGAAGTGGGGCAAGATGATGAAGGACTTCTACAAGGACTTCGAGCCCGTGGTCGAAAAAACCCTCAACGCCCGTTCTGAGCACAAGGCCGGCGAGCGCGAACTGGGCATCGACCCCAAGAGCGGCAAGCCCGTGTTCGTGAAGATCGGTCGCTTCGGACCCGTCATTCAGATTGGCTCGGCCGAGGATGTGGAGAAGCCTCAGTTTGCCCACATGCCCAAGGAGCTGAGCATGGAGACCATCACCCTGGAGCAGGCACTGGAACTGTTTAAGTTGCCACGCATGCTGGGTGCCTACGAGAACGAGCCTGTGACCATCGGCACTGGTCGTTTTGGTCCCTACGTGCTCCACAAGAAGACCTATACCTCACTGCCCAAGGGTACCGATCCCATGACCATCACCATTGGCGAGGCCGTGAAGATCATCGAGAGCAAGCGTAAGGCAGAGGCACAGAAGCACCTGAAGACGTTCAGCGAGGACGCTAAGTTGGAGGTGCTCAACGGTCGCTACGGCCCCTACCTGGCCTACGACGGCACCAACTACCGCCTGCCCAAGGCCATGCACGAGCGTGCTAAGGACCTGACCTACGAGGAGTGCATGAAGATTGTGAATAAAGGTCAGAAGCCCGAGGCTTAA
- a CDS encoding shikimate kinase, translated as MKRIILIGYMGAGKTTVGKALSKELNIPFYDLDWYIESRRRKTVPQLFAEVGEAGFREIERSMLHEVAEFEDVIISCGGGTPCFFDNMAYMNQQGQVVYLQASPEVLHGHLLMGKTERPLLKNKSKEELLDFIKAQLKQREPYYTQAQFTLNVDLMENYEKIQITVNKLRSLLGI; from the coding sequence ATGAAAAGAATCATTCTCATAGGCTATATGGGAGCCGGCAAGACCACCGTCGGCAAGGCGCTCTCCAAGGAGCTGAACATCCCCTTCTACGACCTCGACTGGTATATCGAGAGTCGCCGTCGCAAGACGGTGCCCCAGCTCTTTGCCGAGGTGGGCGAAGCAGGGTTCCGCGAGATAGAGCGTAGCATGCTGCACGAGGTGGCCGAGTTCGAGGATGTCATCATCAGCTGTGGTGGCGGCACGCCTTGCTTCTTCGACAATATGGCGTATATGAACCAGCAGGGCCAGGTGGTCTATCTGCAGGCCTCGCCCGAGGTGCTGCATGGTCATCTGCTCATGGGTAAGACGGAGCGTCCGCTCCTGAAGAACAAGAGTAAGGAGGAACTGCTGGACTTCATCAAGGCGCAACTCAAACAGCGTGAGCCCTACTATACGCAGGCGCAGTTCACGCTCAATGTCGACCTGATGGAGAACTACGAGAAGATCCAGATCACCGTCAACAAGCTTCGCTCGCTGCTGGGCATCTAA